One segment of Carya illinoinensis cultivar Pawnee chromosome 1, C.illinoinensisPawnee_v1, whole genome shotgun sequence DNA contains the following:
- the LOC122290112 gene encoding chalcone--flavanone isomerase produces the protein MVPAPSLAGVHVDNVAFQPTTKVPGSDKTLFLGGAGVRGLEIQGNFVKFTAIGVYLEDTAVPSLSIKWSGKSADELSESVEFFRDIVTGPFEKFIRVTMILPLTGHQYSEKVTENCVAFWKSVGIYTDAEAKAIEEFLKVFKDEKFPPGSSILFTQSPNGSLTISFSKDESIPESGNAVIKNKLLSEAVLESIIGKHGVSPAAKKSLATRVSELLKDSNDKEAENQKLMAENQKLKVENQKLEAEIKILKAGNSEIGGHK, from the exons ATGGTTCCAGCACCGTCCCTGGCCGGAGTTCATGTCGATAACGTGGCGTTCCAGCCCACGACGAAGGTTCCGGGCTCTGACAAGACCCTGTTCCTGGGCGGCGCAG GGGTGAGGGGATTGGAGATCCAAGGGAACTTCGTGAAGTTCACGGCCATTGGCGTGTACTTAGAGGATACCGCCGTGCCTTCGCTATCCATTAAGTGGAGCGGAAAGAGTGCGGATGAGTTGTCGGAATCCGTCGAGTTCTTCAGGGACATCGTTACAG GCCCCTTTGAGAAGTTCATACGGGTGACAATGATCCTGCCATTAACGGGTCACCAGTACTCAGAGAAGGTCACGGAGAATTGTGTTGCCTTTTGGAAATCTGTCGGAATTTACACTGATGCAGAAGCCAAAGCCATTGAAGAGTTTCTTAAGGTCTTCAAGGATGAGAAATTCCCACCTGGCTCCTCTATACTTTTCACACAATCTCCCAATGGCTCATTAACG ATTAGCTTCTCCAAAGATGAGTCCATTCCCGAATCTGGGAATGCAGTGATAAAAAATAAGCTACTTTCAGAGGCAGTACTAGAGTCGATTATTGGCAAGCATGGTGTTTCTCCGGCCGCAAAGAAGAGTTTGGCTACAAGAGTATCAGAGTTGTTGAAAGATAGCAATGATAAAGAAGCTGAAAATCAGAAATTGATGGCTGAAAATCAGAAATTGAAGGTCGAAAATCAGAAACTGGAGGCCGAAATTAAGATATTGAAGGCTGGAAACTCAGAAATTGGAGGCCACAAATAA
- the LOC122303638 gene encoding probable membrane-associated kinase regulator 4 → MAVNLPSCDHADDDYIDMEVSSYSNFLCHSVGSPPHSREFEFQMSSSSQEREPTTSPADELFYKGKLLPLHLPPRLQMVDKLLQNSSPAYDTRKDIFEEFYSTPLTTTAPTPTSSTPFESCNISPSESCRVSRELNLDEYISEYSTEVSGFYSENPRKSWTKKLKHSSLGLKLKASRAYLKSLFSKSGCSHESCTAATKNADERSVSKAKECMNTHVKESKKIPFGQIQKDKCSTSTSIMKSIDEDKTAENGFGHHRRSFSVVIKRHSTKKSSLPSSSSSFSSSSNSNDSKGFHELQFLKRCGSASSDIEISIQGAIAHCKQSQQLFHSRKTVSEVGFYSLSTSRIAVREDQERPDLCRG, encoded by the coding sequence ATGGCCGTAAACCTCCCATCATGTGATCATGCAGATGATGACTACATCGACATGGAAGTAAGTTCATACTCCAACTTCCTTTGTCATTCTGTTGGCTCCCCTCCGCACAGCAGAGAGTTCGAGTTCCAAATGTCTTCCAGCTCTCAAGAAAGAGAGCCAACAACTTCCCCAGCTGACGAGCTTTTCTATAAGGGAAAGCTTCTTCCTCTTCACCTCCCCCCACGTTTGCAAATGGTAGATAAACTCCTGCAAAACTCCAGCCCTGCTTATGATACAAGAAAAGATATCTTCGAAGAATTCTATAGCACTCCATTAACCACTACTGCCCCAACACCGACTTCTAGTACCCCATTTGAATCTTGTAACATCTCTCCCTCGGAATCTTGCCGGGTTAGTAGAGAGCTGAACCTAGATGAGTATATCTCCGAGTATTCAACTGAAGTCAGTGGCTTTTATAGCGAAAACCCAAGAAAGTCTTGGACCAAAAAGCTCAAGCATTCTTCACTTGGTTTAAAGTTGAAGGCTTCCAGGGCTTACCTCAAGTCTTTGTTCAGTAAATCTGGTTGCTCACATGAGTCCTGTACAGCGGCTACTAAGAATGCAGATGAAAGATCGGTTTCAAAAGCCAAGGAATGTATGAATACGCACGTGAAAGAGTCTAAGAAAATCCCGTTTGGGCAAATTCAGAAGGACAAATGTTCAACGTCAACAAGCATCATGAAGAGCATTGACGAAGACAAGACTGCCGAGAATGGCTTTGGCCACCATAGGAGATCATTCTCGGTTGTTATCAAACGCCATTCAACAAAGAAGTCTTCACTCCCCTCATCCTCATCcagcttttcttcatcttcaaactCAAACGATTCAAAGGGATTCCATGAGTTGCAATTTCTCAAGAGATGCGGCAGCGCAAGTTCAGATATCGAGATATCAATTCAAGGAGCAATTGCTCATTGCAAACAGTCTCAGCAGCTCTTCCACTCCAGAAAGACTGTAAGTGAAGTTGGGTTTTACTCATTGTCAACTTCCAGGATTGCAGTTCGTGAAGATCAAGAAAGGCCAGACCTTTGCAGAggttga
- the LOC122290118 gene encoding ankyrin repeat-containing protein ITN1-like, which translates to MASLIEEGGERDLEKRLMTLSPSQNPLAEPSPSPSPSSTAAAAAPALVLSNSGKRIDQAGKKKYVKQVTGRHNDTELHLAAQRGDLAAMKQILDDINSQMMGTLSGADFDAEVAEVRAAIVNEVNELGETALYTASEKGYLDIVKELLKYSSPDTVTKKNRSGFDPLHVAASQGHHAVVQVLLDHDPGLSKTIGPSNATPLISAATRGHTEVVDQLLSKDCSLLDLSRSNGKNALHLAARQGHVDIVKALLNKDPQLARRTDKKGQTALHMAVKGQSCDVVKLLLEADAAIVMLPDKFGNTALHVGTRKKRVEIVKELLSLRDTNVNALTRDHKTALDIAEGLPLSEESSDIKDYLSQCGALRANELNQPRDELRKTVTQIKKDVHIQLEQTRKTNKNVHNISKELRKLHREGINNATNSVTVVAVLFATVAFAAIFTVPGGDADSGMAVVVTTTSFKIFFIFNAIALFTSLAVVVVQITLVRGETKAEKRVVEVINKLMWLASVCTSVAFMASSYIVVGKKHKWAAILVTAVGGVIMAGVLGTMTYYVVRSKRSRSLRKREKHSRRSLSNSWHHSDFSNSEVDRIYAL; encoded by the exons ATGGCATCCCTGATCGAAGAAG GAGGCGAGAGGGACTTGGAGAAGAGACTGATGACCTTATCACCAAGTCAAAACCCTCTGGCCGAGCCGTCACCATCGCCATCTCCTTCTTCCACGGCTGCGGCTGCGGCTCCGGCGTTAGTCCTGTCCAATTCCGGAAAGCGGATTGATCAGGCGGGGAAGAAAAAGTACGTGAAGCAGGTGACGGGGCGGCACAACGACACTGAGCTGCACTTGGCGGCGCAGCGTGGTGATCTGGCGGCCATGAAGCAGATACTTGATGATATCAATTCGCAGATGATGGGAACTCTGAGCGGCGCAGATTTTGACGCTGAGGTTGCAGAGGTACGGGCTGCAATTGTGAACGAGGTCAATGAGTTGGGAGAGACGGCACTGTATACAGCATCCGAGAAGGGCTACCTTGATATTGTGAAGGAATTGTTGAAATATTCGAGTCCAGATACTGTCACTAAGAAAAACAGATCTGGGTTTGATCCGTTGCATGTAGCTGCAAGTCAAGGGCACCACG CTGTTGTTCAGGTGCTTCTAGATCATGACCCTGGGCTCAGCAAAACAATCGGCCCATCAAATGCAACGCCTCTTATATCTGCAGCTACAAGAGGCCATACGGAAGTAGTCGATCAACTGCTGTCAAAGGATTGTAGCTTATTGGATCTGTCTAGATCCAATGGGAAAAATGCATTGCATTTGGCTGCCCGACAGGGCCATGTTGACATTGTAAAAGCATTGCTGAACAAAGATCCACAGCTGGCACGAAGGACTGACAAAAAAGGGCAGACTGCATTGCATATGGCCGTAAAAGGCCAAAGTTGTGACGTGGTGAAATTGCTACTTGAGGCTGATGCTGCTATTGTTATGCTTCCAGATAAATTTGGTAATACGGCATTACATGTAGGCACAAGGAAAAAGCGAGTAGAG ATAGTGAAGGAGTTGTTATCTCTTCGTGACACCAATGTTAATGCACTGACCAGAGACCACAAAACGGCTCTTGACATAGCAGAAGGGCTTCCCCTTTCTGAAGAATCCTCAGATATAAAGGACTACCTTTCTCAATGTGGTGCTCTCAGAGCTAATGAACTGAACCAACCAAGGGATGAGTTGAGGAAAACTGTGACTCAAATTAAGAAAGATGTTCATATCCAGCTTGAACAAACTAGGAAAACTAACAAAAATGTTCATAATATTTCTAAAGAGCTTCGGAAACTTCACCGAGAAGGGATCAACAATGCCACCAACTCAGTGACTGTGGTGGCTGTGCTATTTGCTACAGTTGCCTTTGCAGCTATTTTTACTGTGCCTGGTGGGGATGCTGATTCTGGGATGGCTGTGGTGGTCACGACtacatctttcaaaattttcttcatcttcaatgcCATTGCCCTTTTTACATCATTGGCTGTTGTGGTTGTTCAAATTACATTGGTTAGAGGAGAGACAAAAGCAGAAAAACGAGTGGTGGAGGTAATTAACAAGCTCATGTGGTTGGCTTCTGTGTGCACTTCGGTGGCTTTTATGGCATCCTCTTATATAGTGGTTGGCAAGAAGCACAAATGGGCTGCAATCTTGGTCACAGCCGTGGGGGGAGTAATAATGGCTGGAGTTCTCGGCACCATGACTTATTACGTGGTGAGGTCCAAGAGGAGTCGTTCAttgaggaagagggagaagcaTTCGAGGAGGAGTCTATCCAACTCGTGGCATCACTCTGACTTCTCAAACTCAGAAGTCGATAGGATTTATGCTCTCTGA